One Lycium ferocissimum isolate CSIRO_LF1 unplaced genomic scaffold, AGI_CSIRO_Lferr_CH_V1 ctg18913, whole genome shotgun sequence genomic window carries:
- the LOC132042884 gene encoding uncharacterized protein LOC132042884, which produces MDVEVISDSVQQVSLKLVFLDLNKTLVITLIYAKCDERERLQLWEDIYDVAGSTNSPWLVGGDFNVVLHEDEKIGGIPVQPQDYEDFAFCVNSCELLETGFKGSHFTWWNGRGEHLARTGSDHAPLLISLKEQEWFSNRLMLNSKSIYTLRRNSGGKKANVTWFAEDDRNSRFFHNLVNGRRKRLLVKRIQNANSDWLEEASDMAREAESFFKKILTGGGISDFSLPNHIQLCACGPDGFSGAFFQICWNIVGVDVFNIVKAFCEGFTLPKSVTHTNGVAA; this is translated from the exons ATGGATGTAGAGGTGATTTCTGATTCTGTACAACAAGTTTCCTTGAAACTGGTTTTCCTAGATCTGAATAAAACCTTAGTCATCACACTAATTTATGCAAAGTGTGATGAAAGGGAAAGATTACAGTTATGGGAGGACATATATGATGTAGCAGGTTCCACTAATTCTCCATGGTTAGTTGGAGGGGACTTCAATGTTGTGTTGCATGAAGATGAGAAAATAGGTGGGATTCCTGTTCAGCCTCAAGACTATGAAGACTTTGCCTTTTGTGTGAATTCTTGTGAACTATTGGAAACTGGTTTTAAAGGGAGTCAttttacttggtggaatggtagagGAG AGCATTTGGCAAGAACTGGCTCTGACCATGCTCCTCTACTAATCTCTTTGAAGGAGCAGG AATGGTTCTCCAACAGGCTCATGCTGAACTCAAAAAGTATTTACACTTTGAGGAGGAATTCTGGAGGCAAAAAGGCAAATGTAACATGGTTTGCAGAAGATGACAGAAATAGTAGATTCTTTCATAATCTTGTAAATGGTAGGAGAAAGAGATTACTAGTAAAAAGAATTCAGAATGCTAATAGTGATTGGTTAGAAGAAGCTTCAGACATGGCTAGGGAAGCAGAaagtttctttaaaaaaattctcaCGGGAGGAGGAATCTCCGATTTTAGTTTACCGAATCACATTCAGCTATG TGCTTGTGGTCCTGATGGTTTTTCTGGGGCTTTCTTCCAAATCTGTTGGAATATAGTAGGGGTTGATGTGTTCAATATTGTTAAAGCCTTTTGTGAAGGTTTTACTCTTCCAAAGTCAGTTACACATACTAATGGTGTCGCCGCCTAA